CCATGAATTAAATTTCTCCTTAAACTTTATTACAAGGAATGTTTCACCGTTTCGTGAAATTTACGGActtgtttccaatccatgtgcaaCATATATATTATCTGTGGTTATGTGCATACTCCGTAGACCAGCAAAGGAAAGGAGTAAAGTACCAGCCAAGATGCCAGATAGGTCAATATCTCCCCTACCAAACCCTCCCACTGGCCACTCCTTGAAGCTACCAAACAAACTCACAAACACATCGAGGTCACAGAGCCCCTCTGTTGGGGGACGACCTcctaagaagaagaaaaagacagCAACAGTTAGTGGAGTGACTGTAAAGGAAGATACTATTCCAGTGGCAGTGCCAGTAACTCAAGAACCAGTGGCACTTCTACCTGATACTAGTAGTAGCTCTAAGAGTAAATCTGACGCTTCTAAACCATCCACACACCCAACAGCACCTGTCTCCAGTTTGTCATCATCTCTGTCATCCAGTGACTCAGAGTTGGAAGAGGTTACTGGTATCTCCATGCCGACAATCACTCCTGGTAACATGGTGGCTACAGCAGCAGCTCATGGTAATAATGTGGGCATGGCTAAGAGAGGGAGGGGCTATGATgggagcagcagcagcagtggcagtGATAGTGGGGGCAGTAGCTCAGGATCAGCAAGTGACAGTGATGAGGTAATATTGCATCATATCCTGGTGGAGTCGTTTTTGTGGAGACTCTGTGACAACAAAATTTCTATTTGTGTCGTAGGTGTGTATTGCATTGCATTGTgtttgtgtctgtgtgtatgtgtgtattgcatTGTGTTTGTGTCTGTGTATAGGTGTGTATTGCATTGTgtttgtgtctgtgtgtatgtgtgtattgcattgtgtttgtgtctgtgtgtaggtgtgtattgcattgtgtttgtgtctgtgtgtacagTAGGTGTGTATTGCATTGTgtttgtgtctgtgtgtacagtatgtgtgtattgcatTGTGTTTGTGTCTGTGTATCATTGTgtttgtgtctgtgtgtaggtgtgtgttGCATTGTGTTTGTGTCTGTATGTGAAAAATCCAAACTAAGTGTGGCTAATTGTGGTTATCTAATATGAACATCTTATTGTCCGTGTAACAGCCTGGCACATTACATAAAGTTTTCACTGTTACAGGAAGATGATTCCAATCATATAAAGCATCCTTCACCTCGACGACCATCCATGTCTGTTTTACGTAAGTGCTATTTCTACTCATTTGACAGGGAGACTTAACCACAGAAGTATTTTAGAAATCACACCATTCATCACAAGACATAAACATTGCACACAAGACATATAAAACCTGCAAAAATGGTGGCAAAATTATTGAATTTAGTCCACAAAGTCTGGTATGTAATAGCTCCACTTTGCTGTGACTAACTAATTCACATACATATTGGTCAGAGCAATTGTCCTGTGATATAGCATTTGTCCAACTGCTCTTAGAGTTGATAAAATGGTCAAAGAAAAGAATTTGTGTAAATGTTTtcccaaaaaaattaccctatTTCTTAAATTTGCCAACATTTTCTCTCTTGCACTGTCATACCCTCTTTGTCTCACATGAGCATTGTATACCTGCTCCCACAGATAATGACCTTCGTCTCAGTGACTCCAGCTCAGAATCAGAGAGTGATTAATTTAAACAATTGTAACATGTAATTCAGCAAATGAAATTATGTCTTTTGTACGGTTTATTGCATGTATAACAATTAATCAGTGTGTAAAAAATACAGATAATTGTAGTACATTTGAAATTATACATGGAAACTTGTACTGTCGTAAGCTTGGACATAATGGTAAGCTTCATTTTTTTACTGAGGAGCTACAACTTTGCATGAAACAGAATAGGTGGATACTCAgatacaattttaaaaaatttaaaaaacagTGTAGGAAAGTCCAACTAAGATGGAATAGTTGAAGTGTGCTtgcatattctaatagagcagttatatCAGTTGTCTAGACCATAATTATGGTTGAAGCACAGTAAGTATAAGAGTATTGCTTAAAGCAAAATAGGCAGTTCCAATAGCATTTGGTGTTTAGAGAAGCAAGTTGGAGTGTGTGAAGGTTATATAGTTTCACTACATCCTGTAGTACAGCATTATAAAGTGTCCCCAAGCTTTGTTCACTTACCATCTGGTTTGTGTTGTTCTCTGTCCGGGAAATTGGTGGTTGATTATGGTGCTGTTGCTGACATGTCCGTGTTGTGGTGGCTTCAGTCACGATTGCATCTACCTGTGAAGGTACCAGGGACTGCAGTTGTTCCACTCTTGAAGAAGTTACTAGACTATCTGTCTTAGTACCTGTAGAATCTAGAGCTATAAGCTAGGCATGAATAAAACCTACACACCGTCATGAATGTAAATCAGAGAACTAGCTCGCTTGACTCTGTGAAAGTCCACATAACCTAGAACATAATGTGTTGCCAAGCAGCTTTAGATGTCTGTGTCTCACCTGCTGTATTCAAAACAATGGTCAGCTCACTGTTTGATCAATTGTGTAGTCTCTCCTGCCATTCACCCTCAGCGCTGACTTTGTCCATAAGTTAGTGTCATGGAAGCACCATAACTGCTGACTCTGACACTTCATCCATATGCTTCTCCTGATGTGCACTACTATTGGGTGGTAGTTGCACACAGTTGGATTAGCCATGTAATAAGTACAAATGCAACATAAGCATATATTCTATGATGAGCTGTCTTCATTGTTTAAGTACTTGTACTGATCATCCAGAATACTACATCTCCTTCAACTAACTCATGTAATATATGTTTCCTATCTGCAAATTAACTTTTAAATATATAATATCTAGATCAATGATAACATACCAAGTTCCATTCTTATCATCCATCTCGTGCTGAGCAAATCAGAGGTGCTTGGTCAAGATGAGCTGTCTTTAAGAAACACCATCTTCCACATGTCAACCAACTCTCCATAAATCTCATAATGTTGTTGGTAATAACTGTATTAACAGTATTTGTCATAAGCTACCAGGTCAGTGATTTGGCGATCTTCATAGCAACCAACCTGTAACATTTTATGGTCACATGAGGTGGAGGTCATACCTTAAACAATGCCATCTCATTTGATGCCTTTTCACCAAATTTTATCCCATAGGTGGACCCATTGCTGTGTGGACAGTACCATCCAAAAAAGCTAGCCAAGTACTTTTGCCTAAATGCATCTCCCAATAAATATTAAAGCTTATTGGGAGAGATGCCCCAGATAATAAACTCAGTGCTGCTGTGACATATGTCTCTTTCAAAAAGTGGAGAACGGGGTGCATATGGGATTGTCTCACAGACTTGTGACATAAGTCATTGTACTACCATTTTGATGAGTTGTTCTAACTTAGAATGTGTTGACAAAATAACTAGTTTTTCCACAAACAACTGAAGTCTAACTTCTAATGATAAAGTTATGAAAGTTTATTATTATACTTATCATCTTACATTAATCATACTTAAATTAACTTAGGATAAACATAGCATACTAAATTTTAGAAAGCCCATATATAGCTCTATTCTTGTTTTAAAATAAGAAGTTATGTTTGTACTCGGAACATATTCACTATTAATATAAGTAAGCATGCTATCTCTCATTATGATAGGCTATAGGGAAGTTACATTTATGCACAATTCTATATAATTCCATTAATGCACAAGCTCAGATATGAGTATTGTCATACATGTGTAAGTGTGATAAGTAAGTACAATAGGTTTACTTGCTCTGCAGAATTGAATACACTATACCACCATAGTGTATTTAATTCAGCATTGATTTTACAGGGAGTAATACGGAACATCGCTTTTTGGTTGCAAGGAACCATAAAGAAGATCGCTATGATTTATTACTGCTGCATCCAACATGCTGGATTTTCAGTTGATATTGTGACAATTGAAGGTGGCTGTCTAGGCCATTTCATGCCAATGACTGCTACAAGACTTGCCATCCACCGGAGAATACAATACGTTGTATGCTTCAGCAGGCAGCTCGTGTTTCCATCTCCTGTTCAGACAGGATATGTAATGCTTGGGCTTTACGATTAATAACTTGGTATAGATTCCTGACCCCTCATAATACTGTTGATAATTTAACCTTCTACGCCTCTACTAGTacaatgctgctgctgctgctgctgctgctgctgctgctgctgctgctgctgctgctgctgctgctgctgctgctgctgctgctgctgctgctgctgctgctgctgctgctgctgctgctgctgctgctgctgctgctgctgctgctgctgctgctgctgctgctgctgctgctgctgctgctgctgctgctgctgctgctctaGCTGTTCATAGAGTAAAGGgatttgctgatgacttgactgtCATCTCTAAAGATGTCAAGTCTCATCAGCAGGTTTTATCGTTGCTTGTCTTGAAGGCAATCTGTTTTGAATTCCAACCTCAGAACTGTATCTCTTAACTTCAACGGTCAGCCTGTCGGTCACCACATGGTTTCTGTCCGAGAATAATTCGACATTACAAATCTGGCAGCACGTTGCTGGACACTTTCTAACTtactaaggccaatgaaacttgattagcagtttcgcgtcatcgcccgcatacTGTTTAtatacccgcatggaatttcattattggtaattctgatcgaaatactctaatagaacagtcacttttactttaatagagcaatcagctatactctaatgggaaaatcacttgtttagatagctgaatattcttatatggattagtaacgtactttagcaaTTTAATGCAATGTAGATCTCCCTgttttttttggcagaaatcttcatgtttggggtGGGTGTTGTGCTTttagaaaataatgaataataaccgcccgcccgcatcaatttttcaaaaatctgagcgagaaactggtaatcaagtttcattggcctaattgCACAATATAAGATGTCTCTCAACTAAGGGAAGAGGGGATTGTTGTCAACATCAGTACCCTGAAGTGTCCAATACCTCAGGATCATTCTGGCATTGTTCATTCATAATGCAATAGAAAGTTGCTGGAGCAGGGTTGCAAGTTTAGGAGGAATAATGCTAGGTCAGCAATTGTGTGTAACTGTAAGGTCTTTAAAGCAAAAAGGGTCCAGACTTCAAAACATTGCATGGTGCACCACTAAAGGAATGAATGAATCAGATTCTCCACAGCCACAAATACCTCTCATCATTGGCTACCCCAGttgcagcagccaccccagcacagGAAGCAAAGGAGGAAATAAAAAAGCAGGCTGAGTAGTTGCCATGCCACACTTGGTTATGGTTATAGATGTTATGACAAGTATTGGAACAGACTGAAGTACTCTTCAGGGCAGATTCTGTTGCATGCTACTGATTGGTGTAACTCTCTGGATGGTGAAGTGGTCTGCTTTCTTTTACTTATGAAAGGCCTTTGATTCCCTAGATCATATGATCTTGCTACAGTGTCTCCATTGCTTACATGGGTATATCCAGTCCTGGGAGGTATACCTCAGGGCAGTGGGCCACCGCTGTTTTAGTTCATGCATATCAATGCTTAATTTATCAAGGTGGCTTAAGAACAGTATAATTAAACTTATCTCAGATTGTGGCATTTGAGATCTTATTTATACAACTGGCTGGGGATCCCTCCAACAATTCCTAGACCTGACTTTCTCCTCTTGCCAGTGTAGCCTGTATTGCTTTGACCAGAAATCAGCATACTTATACTGTGCACGTGCATTCTGTTTCAAGCAATACTGGACATGGTACATCCCATCATGTTCCTCCTCTCGCTGATGCAAGTCAGTTGCAAACTGAAAGATTTCGTACCATACTGTAGCAAATGCTCAACTCAGTGTTGTGCACCTTCCAATACCTAACTACAACTTGATATTTCAAGCAATAATCCTTCACAAAGTGGTTATACCATTTTCACCATCTATTTTAACTAGTCTATAGCTAGCAGAAGTGCTTGGTAGATTTATGAAACACCATCTTCCACATGTCAACCAACTCTCCATACATCTCATAATGTTGTTGGTAATAACTATATTTGTCCCGGTATAACTGTATCGTAATAGTGGTATCCGTGGTATCCCCTAGAAATGTTTTCATTAAGAATCAACATAGAAAGCATCAAGTGACCCTAACACATCAGTacattttttaccattaatgtTTTTCTGTCACAGTTTATAAGATTGTTGCAACTGGTAATTTATTTCCTTAAAGCCACCAGTCCCATCAATCAAGCAACTTAACTTTACACCTAATAATGAGCGTAATAAATCTATTCAGTACAAAATTTTTAAtccatgcatgtagctatacttGTAACCTTTggcaataaaattaatggtatAGCAATATTATCTGATTATAATATCGTGGTGCTGCTGACTGGTATGACATTggaataatataatattataatattaatgtacaaactcaacaAGAATATTACGTGCATATTATAACCAAAAGACAGGGCCAGAACCTTGACTTTTATATATttggcatagccgttcttccatgcAATAGTgtacaagaaaaagaaaacaaaaacaaacaaacaaacaaacaaacaaacaaacaaagcaCAACAGTAATAACCACATAAGTACAGAAGCAAAAAAAGTACAATACAATTGCACAGTTAAGAAACAACATAAATACAccacacacaaaaattacacataaAATAATGGAAAAGTAGAGGACAGCTACTAGTGTAAAAAcattgggatactctaatagagcagtcatcacaaTATACAGTCATCATGATACTCTAACAATAGAACATTCGGCATAGAATATAACAACTGTTttaattacactgcttggtctaagcCATCAGTGTTAATTGTCTTTTCAAAAGTTTTATTGAgccattgcattgagctaactGATCATGTCATGCGTTTGTAATTACAATTTAAAAATAGCCTCCTGCAtgcatgccatttcaaagcatatattttcctGGGGGAACATTGACCCTAGACCCCCAGCTTGGCATTCTGATGCATGTTGCATGTGCTTGGAACATGCAGTTAAGaagcagataatctctgacttaaattaTCACATCAAATCAATAAAAGTAGTGTGGCCTCCATTGCAGGCCTGatcactcaaaatctctgggctcttAGTAAGAATATGAAGAATGTGATTTACATTCACAAAACAAGTGGTTGAACTGACTATGTATAGTTAACTCCATAAATAAAACAAAGCTTGCAGCAAGACAGGTGCATACATGACTGGTAACTTAACCCTCTTCTAAGAACAACGTTTTTGTCTGAAACATAAGGAATAATGTCCTTGCTTTATGAAGAAACATAATTACAGTACTTGTAATCCCACAATTTCATTTACACACAAATTATTattgtactatagtatgttcacgttgagctgaatcctcaaaaacatttaataactcatggatgcaattacacatgatcttgaaaattggctcatttgtagtactgtttgatccgctaaaaataatttgaaatctttttgttcaaatgtttgacatgatatttacggccaatcaaaattttcacaatacatttcctatggggaagccatataagtacagtgtccattacagccctttcccgaacttgtaatggagccaaaccatacatgtctgttgttgacacctttgctgttaccaataatcatctggttggctgaaatgttaactctgttgagaaaaaaatccacatttaatttttagctgtttttcaggattcagctcaacatgaacatactatatgtgTGTACTCCATAAACCAAAGGAAAGGAGTAAAGTACCAGCCAAGATGCCAGATAGGTTAATATCTCCCCTGCCTAACCCTCCCACTGGCCACTCCTTGAAGCTACCAAACAAACTCACAAACACATCGAGGTCACAGAACCCCCTGTTGAGGACAACAGTAAATTTGTGAAGATTAATATTAAGTGACTCACATTTCTTCAGAAAAAATTGATCTCAGAAAGCTACGAATTTTCCCTGCTTTGTAGAAATGAATCTATGTCATGCTTTTGCCAACATActataatgcatgcatatatagtttCCAATTTTCAGCCCTTACTTTAAACTTTGCTGCTAGCTACACCGTTTGTAAATGAATTATCTCTAAATAGGCAAGGCCATGCTAGTAAATTTTTTCTTGAACTGTTACAATGCATACACTATTGGTGGCATAAGTTCTGGATGGTATCTGACTGCACTTAATCTGCTGACTCATTGCATACACACATGGTTATTGACTTATTGTCAAAGGCAGTGGAGAAGGCTAAAGAGTGGAGGGGGAAACATATTTTACAGTGGAAGGAGTTTGAGGCACACAATATAGATGGATGGAGAGActtcccccaggaaaattttagaTATGAGCTTTGAGATGGTACTGTAGGTTATTTGAGTGTTTCTGACaggtaaattaattaagtagcTACGTAACACTATATACTCCCCCAGTTCTATGGTCAATGTCAGTTAATAACAGAAGATTTTCTGTTAATAACTGACATTGACCATAGGGCAGTACCTGAACTCATTCCTGGTACCCATCGGGAACAGAGGATTTTGATGATGACAAAATCTTTAACTTAGTTCTGGTGAGATTTTCAAATTCAAAATAGCTCAGTTTAAAAGCAGCAATAATAatcaggttcgaggctgcccaggtccagtcatgatggattttttctcctttctccactttttcaaacacactttatgtaacaactttaaacaggctgtaggacacctacagaccttcagcacttgtgttgtaaagccttaataaatataaAAAATCCATTTAGGCTATGTAGCTAAGTCATGTAGATCCTCTCTGCTTTGCAAGCTTTGTGCATAATTTTTAGCAAATCATTATCAGTCTGAAGGGGATTCTCCCAATATATTGGAAGATGGCCAATGTGATATCTGTTTTTAAGAAAGGAGACCAGCAATGCAGGAGCTGATACAGggggggtggatggggtggctagccacccaccatgaaTTAAACTACTTTACTTACACATGCAAATCAAAGCATTAATATAAGTACTCATACTAATCATATAAAACACTTGTAGTACACATTTTTCTGTTATGTTTAGTCACAGACGCTTTACATCAGTGTATTTGTTCAAAATTCAGTGGAAAACTAAATCCTTGTATTGCCAACACTCCGAGGTTACCCAGTGTTTCATCACTCATATAGTGGTGCACAACCATGAATGGATTTGCCTGAGACAAGAAAACGTCCTTTCTGCCTCAGTGCTTCTGATGGGTAGTATTGCCAATATGCAGATGAATTCTCATATATTGGGGAAGAATAGGATCTGCATCTTCACTCAACAAATGAGTTATAGACTTATCCTTTAAAGCTGCACAGAACTTACTGCAGTGAGTTTTCCATCTAGCAAGCTCACTATCAAGGTTGTCATCTGCTTGCAGTAAATGATTCCATTTAGATTTTAAGATGGTGCATAACTGATGCTCATCTTTTGTAGCAATTACAAGTGTGCGGGCAGTGTTTCTTTAGGTTCAGTACAAGTGGCCAGCACAAAATTTACATTTATAATTTTCAGTCATAATCatttccagattcaatctcgggggggggggggggggggggttgcccccagaccccctagtaagACACACATTGAACCTATTAACACAAACACTTTGATAAATCCCCACTTCATTATATGGCAGTGCTCATTCAATTTGTATAAAAACTAGCAAAAGCATGAAACACCCTTTGATCatgggcggatctaggatttcagaagggggctAACGTAATGGTTGGTTAGCTAAGAAAAGTGACAATTGGTTAatacactatagctatagtgtGAGCATGttctatctagggggtctgggggaatgcccccacagaaagattttgcaaatttagcctattcagtattaaaatttggaaatgatatttttgactgaaaaatgatgccactttgtttaagtgattcacaatgcttgtaaagtattgtgagtcacctaagtgtaataatgatgaaatgacactattattccagaacagttgtaatactagctgtcatatgagggtacagccagtaactaaaaatatattctttacataaagaacagggAGGGGAAGGATATGAatatcagctatacatgatcCATACTTGGCATTAATTTGGTgcttgaaataccttaatttagcggtacattaaatttagcaatatTAGAGTTTTGGTTTTTGCTAATTGATCatgaattaataaaatttatatggtaaattcatcaatatacaaaattgctaaatttagtgtattacttggcttaaggtatagctagtgtgctttacagcctcatggctcaaactataacatccaaacagtaacaatgaagagagggcttgagagaACAAGTATGCACTTACCATACAGTGTGTACTGAGAGTATACATACATAGAATTTCCTGCTTCCTCTGGAAgtttttggaatatagctatcacaagattgaatctggaagctatttttaaccaaatactctattatACTGAagtgggtacaagatggatgagttcagttgcaagcaattttagaaaaacagaactacacttttaaatgctattcgattataaggcaatacataatagtggattttCAAAGAcaatacacaggattggatcttaaggtcattgtagagatttaaaatgcacacaaaaataacttcaactttgtagtatatatagccacagactgttctgttgctatttcaatctgactttttacactatggccccatcaccataattattaatttttcacaaccagagtccaaagtaatttacatatacaactagttttggccacaactaaccccttataatgtgacagcgtaaatgctgtggtatcatttgagcttataaagtttaagtttcaaggggtttgggagtgcaaaccctgtatgacattaaattttattagcttcgaTTGATGCTAGATGCAGCATGGAACATTGGTattgataaagcaaaaacaaacagttctcagatactacagccttgttaactgtatacatgctatgAAATTTActgtcaacccaagcatcaagtttgtagcaacaactgaaaatgtcgtattttcagttgttgctacaaacttgatgcttgggctgtcaaatggtttaatattatagtagggcctactataatattaaaccatttgacagaagttgttctcagaaagtgattagtatatggcaggatgtttggagcaatattagatagcagtgcacaggtcaagaaaatacactggcaacttcttgaaaaaacattatgatggatgttctattagagtagttgactgttctattaaagcatttcgatttttagcagcttttaggttaagtctcacaccaaaagtataatttgaacccctctttgtaattctaagtaaagattagccattctaccttctctttccatcttttcattgcccatgcatatgtataagatgcaattgcatctatactgcaacttctagaaacttcctagcttgcacatggtaaaattttggagggggggtgcttcagcaacccaagcaccccccctcccccccccctaaatccgcccttgattTGATGGATCAGCCCCTGAAATGCTCCACAAGAGGCTGTTAGCTAATTGAACTCAGGGCATGTGGAATTGATGGAGCTATTCTAATGCTATGGATTGAATGCTTCCCTCACAAACAGAGAGAAAAGAGCTAGTGGTTGTCAGTGAATGACTTGGGGGTCTGACACTAACTGGAATCCAacacaaatcacttggaatcccaAAATGGAATCTGGAATTTGGGCAGGAATTCGGAATCTGGAATCTCGATAAATGTTCTATAAGTCCAATTATTTCCGTATAATTATACCGTATATTATCTCGTGTGCTGTGTTGCAATCAGCTTAGTCTCGTGAGCACGGTGCACATGTCTTGAAATGTTTATACCGGGTACATGTACAGGCCTCGTCAAAGATCTAATTAGCCTGGAATCAGCTGAATGCACATAAAGTACTAAtgtatgtgtagctagctatgtaattGGAAACTGGAATCTTGGGGATTTGGGAATCCAGAATCTTTGCAAAAAATGGTGAGATTCGGAATCTTACACGCGACTTTTGGGTGGTGTCGGACCCCTCAGAATGTTAAGTGCAGCCGAAACTTGTTATGATATACTATGTATAGTACACAGAAGGTGTTTTAGAAGCATAACAAGAATTTACAATGATATTGACTATGAATGttgtatttaatagttataccaggGATTTGCCTGACATATATATGTCCAAGCCCAAGGGCTGCAGACTGGAGGGCGCGGGCATATATATTCCCAATGCAGTCCTCGGTCTTGGGCATattatatcaggcaaatcccaggTGGCCATGGTATATAATAGGTGAAGAGACAAACCTACATTCACCACATTGCTTTTATACAAAGGTATCTaaatatcgattgtgggtttaaattttgGGCTGTGGTAttcacaaaaaagaaatgattgtggattTTACTGGTTTTAGTGGTACCATTTCTCCCAGTTAACGATGTCT
The nucleotide sequence above comes from Dysidea avara chromosome 3, odDysAvar1.4, whole genome shotgun sequence. Encoded proteins:
- the LOC136248741 gene encoding ELL-associated factor 1-like is translated as MAVPALPVTNGVSYKVKLGKSFSDRNNNAFHTISYDFKPMSVDYSKPARMRVSEDEVIVSVPNVQAESEEHVTQFRGGKKICQKECVLIINTKTREATLERVTNTVQLKVLRPAKERSKVPAKMPDRSISPLPNPPTGHSLKLPNKLTNTSRSQSPSVGGRPPKKKKKTATVSGVTVKEDTIPVAVPVTQEPVALLPDTSSSSKSKSDASKPSTHPTAPVSSLSSSLSSSDSELEEVTGISMPTITPGNMVATAAAHGNNVGMAKRGRGYDGSSSSSGSDSGGSSSGSASDSDEEDDSNHIKHPSPRRPSMSVLHNDLRLSDSSSESESD